In Lujinxingia vulgaris, the genomic stretch AGGGCGAGGCGACTTCGCCGGTGCCGTCACAGCCGGGACACTTTCCCGTAGTACCACGCATGCATTGTCCAAGCGCCGGAGGTGTTCAGCGACGGAAAAAAAGGTGCGCGCCAGAGTCATTGAGGAGCGTCAGTTCGCGCGGCCAGTATGCCAGAGGCTCAGGGGTCGAACAACGGTCGCCGAGCGTCGCCGAGCGCACCAGGACGAAGCCAGCGGCGTCGTCAGGGATTCGCGGTAGCGCTGCTACAGCTTCATCCCTGCCTCCTTGCTGGGCTCCGCCCTGGATGCGCTCGGGTTGGGGGGCATTTGGGGAAGGGCCGAGCGTTGTGGCCGGAGGTTCGCGATGTTGGGAGTTGCCGCGGGCGTTGGGGGGTGTGCGGGTTGTGGTTGTGTGGTTGTGGGGTTGGGTGGTTGTGGGGCGCCGGGGTTTGCGGGGTGGGGCGATTCGTGAGGGCGTTGGGGGGTGTGCGTTTTGGTTGTGGGGCGCCGGGGTTTGCGGGGTGGGTCGATTCGTGAGGGCGTTGGGAGGTACGCGTTTTTGGTTGTGGGGCGCCGGTGGTTCGCGATGTTGGGGGGTGAGTGGGGGCGTTGGGTGGGGCGCGTGGGTGCGTGCACGTTGGGGTTTGAGTGCCGGCATAAACGACGTTGGTGAGGTGGGGTTCGGGTCTATTTTGGGTGTAACATCAACCACTTACGATGACTTTCGTTCGAGGGACTTATGGACACGATCACCCGACTCGCTCTTATCTACCAGGCCGACACGATCGAAACGCGGCAGGTCGCTGACGCGATCGCGACCCATCTCAAGGAGATGAGTCACCGCGTGGAGCTTTTCACCGCCGAGGCCATCCCCGAGGAGCTGGAGCTCAGCGATTATGACGGGGTGATCTTCGGGAGCGCGCTGGAGGATGGGGAGTATGCACAGCCGATCGAGGAGCTGATCGGGGAGCGGCACCGGGAGCTGCAGCATATGCCGGCGGCGTTTTTCAGCGTCAGCTTGAGCGAGCACGACGACGCTGACGCGCTGCGCGCCGAGAGTGAGCGCTGCATCGAGCGCCTGATCATTGAGACGGATTTTAATCCGGCCTTCTTCGCCTCGTTTACCACCGAGCTGCCGAGCTCAAGCCGCGGCTTTATGAAGCAGATGAGCATGGAGCCCCTCGGGAGGCGGATGGAGGGTGAGCTGGGCTTTGATATTGCGGATGAGGAGGACTACGAGACCCTGGAGGGCGCCGATGTCGAGGAGTTCGTGGAGGGTTTCTTAAGGCAGATCGCCTTTATGATCGGGCGGCCGGCGGAGCCGGCGTCGAGCTCTCCGCTTCCCTATTAGGGGAGTGTGATTCGGGGCCGGGCAATCTTCCTATAAGACGCGGGTCGCAGGACCGAGGGTCGGGCATCCTCCAGAGGTTGCTCAACCGAGGGTCGTACAAAGTCCAGTAAATACGCCGGATTGCGCGACCGAGGGTTGAACAACTTCCAGTGTGGACGCCGTCGTGCACGACCGAGGGTCGGTCATTCTCGATAAAAAAAAGAGCGCCGGCGGTGTGCCGGCGCTCTTCAAAAAAACATGTTCGGAGCGGCGAGTTGCGTGTCGCTCCGACGTGGGCGTTAGTCGAGGGTGATCACTTCAAAACGATTGCTCTCGCGCTGCACCACCAGGGTGTCGCCGTCGATGTTGATCACCGGCCGGACTCCGAAGGGGTCGCTGGTCCAGTTTCCGGCGACGAAGTCGCCAGACGTGTTCACCATCCAGGCGCTCATGGGGTATTCGCTGCCGCTGTAGGTGGTCCACATGCCGGTGCGGGTCCAGTACTGCACCGGGGTCTCGCTCTCGGCGCGTCGCTCGGCGGCGGTGGCCGGGTCGGCGAACCAGTCAAAGACCTCGCCCTCGCCAGCGACCGCCTCGCCGCCGAGCTCGGTGCGCGAGGCGATGAAGACCGCGTCGACGTCGCCGCCGGTGGTGAGGTCACCGCTGTTGATGGAGACCCAGGGAATGGTGACGGGCGTAAGTGCCTCGCTCAACGCCGGGGAGAAGGCGGCGGCGAAGTCGGCGTTGAGCCAGGTGCGCAGATCGCTTGAGCCCCAGGCGTTGGCCCAGCCGGCGTTGTAGATCGCCCGCAACGCGACGAACTCGGTGGTGCGCAGGGTCACCGAGTTGGCCAGGAAGCCGTAGTTATGATGGACCACGCGCCACTCCAGGGGAGCTTCATTCCAGACGGTGGCGCTGTCGACGACGAGCGTGCCGGTGGGAAGATCGGCGGCATACACGACCATCAGCGGGCAGATCAGCGTGGATTCCTCGCCAATCGTCAGCAGGGTGCCCTCGCCGCCCGGACAATCTTCGGAGGTGGCGTTGCCGAGCGTGACAGTGGGGGTAAGCCCGTCTTCGCCGGGGGCGCCGTTGCAGATGAATTCGCTCTCGATCACGTCTTCTTCGGCGTCGAGGCTGCCGTTGGCGTTGGCGTCGAGGCCAAACTCCAGGAGCGTGCCGCCGAACTCGCAGCTGGCCACGTCGGCGGCGCTGACGCGCATCGCCGTGTTGAGGCCCGCCTGACCCGCTTCACCGGTGGCGCCGTTGCAGATGGAGGTGCTCTCGATCACGTCTTCTTCGGCGTCGAGGATGCTGTTGGCGTTGGCGTCGAGGCCAAACTCCAGGAAGGTGCCGCCAAACTCGCACTGTGCGACCTCGGCCTCACTGGCGCGTACCACCACGTGGGCACCCGACTCGCCAGGCTGGCCGTCTTCACCGTCTTCGCCATCTTCGCCGTCGCAGATGATGTGGCTTTCATCGTCGAGGGTGATGACCACGCCACCCTCATCACACTGCTCGGCCGTGGCGTCGGTGACCTCGATCTCGGGCGATTCACCATCTTCGCCCGGGGCGCCCTGGCAGAGGACGTGCTCGGTCTCATCGATGAGGATGACCTGACCGCCGTGGGGGCATTGCTCGCTGGTGGCCTCGGTGACGCTGAGGGAGGGGCCTTCCTGGGGGGCTTCCGAGCCGCAGCCGGCCGCGGTGGAGGTGAGCAGGAGAGCGACGAGGGTGACGAGCGATGATTTCTGAGCGGTAGGCTGCAAGGAGAACTCCGAGGCAAGTGAGGGGTGCGCAGCGCGGCGGTGGCGCGAGGCGCAACGCTCGTGAAACGCGCATGGCTTGAGGGGGAGACGACTTCTGAAAAGATTGAAACAACTCTTTACACTTGCGGGGGCCGGAGTCAATCCTACGTGACGTCGAAAACGACCCGGGGACGGTTATTTTTCAGGGCATCCCGCTTCTGGAAACCGCCATCGCCGACGACATCTGGCTGACGGGCGACGCCGGTCAGACCCTCTAAACCTATTACAAACGTCAGGGCGATGAGGCGATGGCCGCCCGCTGGGCAGACCGCCTCGATGTGTGGTTCCACGATCTGGAGGAGGCGCGCAAAGAACGCGATGAGCTTACGCGCCACGATGTGCTCTTCGCGCACGATCTGAGCGCGCAGGAGGTCGAGGAGATTATGGAGGCGCTGCAGTCGCTTCCCGGCGTCAAAGAGGCCTGGCTGGCCAGCAAAGAGATGGCGCACTTTCCCGAGGAGCATTGCTACGTGCTCGGGGTTCGCGTTCGGCTCTCATTCTGGCCCCGAAAACACGTGGTCACGCTTGAAGAGCTCGGGCTGGGGCACGTTCTCCCACACCGTGAGCTGCTTGTGGTGGATGTGAGCGATTCCGGGCTGGGTTGGGCTCGAAAGATGCCCAAGCGGGTGACAGGGTCGCGGGTTTTTTAGGGTTTTTTAGGGAAGGGGCGCGTGCTCGTACTCGTACTGGTAGCGCGTGCTCGTACTGGTAGCGCGTACTCGTACTGGTAGCGCGCGTCCTCGTTCTCGTGCTGGTGGCGCGAGTTCGACTTCGTCACGAGCTCTTAAGGGGCGGGCACAATATGCCAGGCTGGTGTGCGTAAAATGTATATGCTTTGCGGGAAATGGACCGTGTCGTGACGTATTTGGGCCTTCTTTCGGTCTTTTTTCAGATGGCACGGCTCTTGCGGTGTTGAG encodes the following:
- a CDS encoding flavodoxin domain-containing protein encodes the protein MDTITRLALIYQADTIETRQVADAIATHLKEMSHRVELFTAEAIPEELELSDYDGVIFGSALEDGEYAQPIEELIGERHRELQHMPAAFFSVSLSEHDDADALRAESERCIERLIIETDFNPAFFASFTTELPSSSRGFMKQMSMEPLGRRMEGELGFDIADEEDYETLEGADVEEFVEGFLRQIAFMIGRPAEPASSSPLPY
- a CDS encoding DUF7151 family protein, which encodes MQPTAQKSSLVTLVALLLTSTAAGCGSEAPQEGPSLSVTEATSEQCPHGGQVILIDETEHVLCQGAPGEDGESPEIEVTDATAEQCDEGGVVITLDDESHIICDGEDGEDGEDGQPGESGAHVVVRASEAEVAQCEFGGTFLEFGLDANANSILDAEEDVIESTSICNGATGEAGQAGLNTAMRVSAADVASCEFGGTLLEFGLDANANGSLDAEEDVIESEFICNGAPGEDGLTPTVTLGNATSEDCPGGEGTLLTIGEESTLICPLMVVYAADLPTGTLVVDSATVWNEAPLEWRVVHHNYGFLANSVTLRTTEFVALRAIYNAGWANAWGSSDLRTWLNADFAAAFSPALSEALTPVTIPWVSINSGDLTTGGDVDAVFIASRTELGGEAVAGEGEVFDWFADPATAAERRAESETPVQYWTRTGMWTTYSGSEYPMSAWMVNTSGDFVAGNWTSDPFGVRPVINIDGDTLVVQRESNRFEVITLD